Proteins found in one Litorihabitans aurantiacus genomic segment:
- a CDS encoding ammonium transporter yields MELDSGLTAWMLTSASLVLLMTPGLALFYGGMTRSKSVLNMMMMSFGAMGVVGVVYVLWGWSMSYGESVGGFFGNPFAEFGLSGGNIFAEDGSAVIVDGLPTIVDVGFQATFAIITVALISGAIADRVRFAPWLVFTAIWVTLSYFPMAHMVWSGGLLSDEGPFASIASPIDFAGGTVVHINAGVAALVLALIIGKRKGFGREPMRPHNLTLVMLGAGLLWFGWFGFNGGSAYGADGAAGLAWVNTTTATAAAILGWLVIEKIRDGHPTSLGAASGVVAGLVAVTPAAGDISPVGAIPLGLIAGALSALAVGLKYKLGYDDSLDVVGVHLVAGLWGTLALGFLATGERGLFYGGGVGQLAVQAIIALVAIVISGVVTLVIGLAIKATMGWRVAEETEVAGIDLGEHSESAYDIAPARIASEVK; encoded by the coding sequence ATGGAGTTGGACAGCGGACTCACCGCGTGGATGCTGACATCGGCGTCCCTGGTGCTCCTGATGACTCCCGGGCTCGCGCTGTTCTACGGCGGCATGACCCGGTCGAAGTCCGTGCTGAACATGATGATGATGTCGTTCGGCGCCATGGGCGTGGTCGGCGTCGTCTACGTGCTGTGGGGCTGGTCGATGTCCTACGGCGAGAGCGTCGGCGGGTTCTTCGGCAACCCGTTCGCCGAGTTCGGTCTCAGCGGCGGCAACATCTTCGCCGAGGACGGCTCCGCCGTGATCGTCGACGGTCTGCCCACGATCGTCGACGTCGGCTTCCAGGCCACGTTCGCGATCATCACCGTGGCTCTCATCTCCGGTGCGATCGCCGACCGCGTCCGGTTCGCCCCGTGGCTGGTCTTCACCGCCATCTGGGTGACGCTCTCCTACTTCCCGATGGCGCACATGGTCTGGAGCGGCGGTCTGCTGAGCGACGAGGGCCCGTTCGCCTCGATCGCCTCGCCGATCGACTTCGCCGGCGGCACGGTGGTCCACATCAACGCCGGTGTCGCGGCGCTGGTGCTCGCGCTGATCATCGGCAAGCGCAAGGGCTTCGGCCGTGAGCCGATGCGCCCGCACAACCTCACGCTGGTCATGCTCGGTGCCGGTCTGCTGTGGTTCGGCTGGTTCGGCTTCAACGGTGGGTCCGCCTACGGCGCCGACGGCGCTGCCGGTCTCGCCTGGGTCAACACCACCACGGCCACCGCGGCCGCCATCCTCGGCTGGCTCGTCATCGAGAAGATCCGCGACGGTCACCCGACCTCGCTCGGTGCCGCGTCCGGCGTCGTGGCCGGCCTCGTCGCCGTCACGCCGGCCGCCGGCGACATCTCCCCGGTCGGGGCGATCCCGCTCGGCCTGATCGCGGGCGCCCTGTCGGCCCTCGCCGTCGGCCTGAAGTACAAGCTCGGCTACGACGACTCGCTCGACGTCGTCGGCGTCCACCTCGTCGCCGGCCTCTGGGGCACCCTCGCCCTCGGCTTCCTCGCCACCGGCGAGCGTGGTCTGTTCTACGGTGGCGGTGTGGGTCAGCTCGCGGTCCAGGCGATCATCGCCCTCGTGGCGATCGTGATCTCCGGTGTCGTGACCCTCGTCATCGGCCTCGCCATCAAGGCCACCATGGGGTGGCGCGTCGCCGAGGAGACCGAGGTCGCAGGGATCGACCTCGGTGAGCACAGCGAGTCGGCCTACGACATCGCGCCCGCCCGCATCGCATCGGAGGTCAAGTGA
- a CDS encoding P-II family nitrogen regulator, giving the protein MKLVTAVIQPHRLDDVKAALEAAGIRGMTVSEASGYGRQRGHTEVYRGAEYTVDLVPKVRVEVLVESEAGTAVADVIVQAAQTGKIGDGKVWVVPVEDVVRVRTGERGAGAL; this is encoded by the coding sequence ATGAAGCTCGTCACCGCAGTCATCCAGCCGCACCGGCTCGACGACGTCAAGGCAGCGCTCGAGGCCGCGGGCATCCGTGGCATGACGGTGAGCGAGGCGAGCGGCTACGGCCGCCAGCGCGGGCACACCGAGGTCTACCGCGGCGCCGAGTACACGGTCGACCTGGTCCCGAAGGTCCGCGTCGAGGTCCTGGTCGAGTCGGAGGCCGGCACCGCCGTCGCCGACGTGATCGTGCAGGCCGCGCAGACCGGCAAGATCGGCGACGGCAAGGTCTGGGTCGTGCCGGTCGAGGACGTCGTCCGGGTCCGCACGGGTGAGCGCGGAGCAGGAGCGCTGTAG